The Bacteroidia bacterium genome has a segment encoding these proteins:
- a CDS encoding fibronectin type III domain-containing protein, with the protein MRKISLLIVSVLFSVFTYGQTILINPTGDGGFETGADFTANGWTTVNDATNTWNVGTVSVPSAGTNAAFVSNDLGVTNAYTNTLTQVSYFYKDITVPAGETKIVLSFKWKNSGESGSWDRPFVYTAPTTSTPVANSMTVTGSTDVTGTTNYLVLQTTYQTATYFLPAGLAGTTFRLIFGWKNDGSGGVNPPASIDEISLVSQAPSPLHGIYTIDNTLPTSVPMLHDGTGNFASFTAAATYLNSDGISGAVTFRVLTGLTFTEDVPAINATGTAANTITFQKFGAGANPILRPTGTAGTDAGITINGGDYFTFDGIDITEATGSAVEYGYFIKNASAIDGAQNNIIKNCKIILNRANTGSRGIYQNVATAATNATGANSNNKFQFVVIENSYNGIVCTGTAAFPDLSTEVSNCTIGANSANDIGNGGSTLSALRLTSSQDAMVFNNTVRNATVTGGVTLYGIFMENVRGNSQVFNNKVYNITSTSTATTALLYGIRLDVPATFQGAAYNNIIYGFSHAIATASATMVCRPLAVNMTGTGSVALSYNTVNVGLNGNATVAAAYINGGTVVLANNIFANFSVSGNATSKRYCIYKVAAATITSNYNDLFIAAGTNNFVGYATADQATLANWQTASTQDANSLNVDPIFVGANDLHPSNPALNNLGTPVLITLDIDGITRNATTPDMGAYEFTPASCLVPGALTATTITTNSAVLGWTPNGPETLWNIEWGTTGFVQGTGTTVNGLTSTSYNLSGLTGNTAYSFYVQADCGGSTSTWAGPFSFYTGYCTPSSVSNLSYVDNFTTTGGSLNISNLASGFATGGYFNGTAQVVQGYANSTFNFNASIIGGTVGFSIWVDWNKDLVFDNTTEKVFNTTSYGNGPFTGIITIPVGTALGNYTMRIVTDYNSSNPSLPCASLSRGEFEDYTITVTTPPACVAPTALTATGVTANSATLSWTAGGTEVLWNIELGVLGFTPTGTPTTSGVTNPYSVSSLLANTSYSYYVQADCGGSTSIWAGPFTFFTGYCTPAPSSVDGIGITNVTCGTINNTTVAETGNYGDYSAMVANIAQLTTVTVNITYATGYTYDTKIWIDWNDDLDFLDLGEEVYTGTSLASNPTTLVATFVVPGTATLGNHRMRIGGLDAGPATPCYTGSWGCFEDYTVNVTVPPACIAPTALNATSITNSAATLGWTAGSTELLWNIEWGTLGFTQGTGTLVSGLTANSYSLTSLTSNTSYSFYVQADCGGSTSTWVGPFTFVTPCDNVNIFPYIESFDGATYAPMCWSNPSTSPWDRQTTGVYPTCTPHSGAAMSSYNCYNYSTGTTGILVTPGLDLPSDLYEVRFWMYRDNGYPTNADLVNVYYNTLPNTTGATLLGTINRSNTLSPVEATANQWYEYAFNMPAGSTGNGRYVIFEAVSAYGNNIFVDDVKIGLQLSSANNILTFDIPSQTTSTVGVNTVNILMPCATNITALTPTITVSPGATISPASGVAQDFTNPVTYTVTAENGTSTSTWQVSVISNPLPTIALTSPSAVSICNGGNTDITLALTGTGPWTWVGDDGSGPATFNAAASPFTTNVAPTVSTTYSIISVTDA; encoded by the coding sequence ATTTGTTTCTAATGATTTAGGAGTTACAAATGCATACACAAACACATTGACTCAAGTATCTTATTTTTATAAAGATATAACAGTTCCAGCTGGTGAAACAAAAATAGTTTTATCGTTTAAATGGAAAAATAGTGGTGAGTCAGGTTCTTGGGATAGACCTTTTGTTTATACTGCTCCAACAACAAGCACTCCGGTTGCAAACTCAATGACAGTAACAGGCAGTACTGATGTTACAGGTACAACAAATTATCTTGTACTTCAAACTACCTATCAAACAGCAACATATTTTTTACCAGCCGGATTAGCAGGAACAACTTTCAGACTAATCTTTGGATGGAAAAATGATGGTTCGGGTGGTGTTAATCCTCCTGCATCAATTGATGAGATATCTTTAGTATCTCAAGCTCCAAGTCCATTACATGGAATTTACACAATTGATAATACACTTCCTACATCTGTTCCAATGCTTCATGATGGTACTGGTAATTTTGCATCTTTTACTGCTGCTGCAACCTATTTAAACAGTGATGGTATTTCTGGTGCTGTTACATTCCGCGTTCTTACAGGATTAACATTTACTGAGGATGTACCTGCAATTAATGCAACCGGTACAGCTGCAAATACTATTACTTTTCAAAAATTCGGAGCTGGTGCAAATCCAATTTTAAGACCTACCGGAACAGCAGGAACTGATGCTGGTATTACAATAAATGGTGGCGATTATTTTACTTTTGATGGAATAGATATAACTGAAGCTACAGGTAGTGCAGTTGAGTACGGTTATTTTATTAAAAATGCTTCTGCAATTGATGGAGCACAAAATAATATTATTAAAAATTGTAAGATTATATTAAACAGAGCAAATACTGGCTCAAGAGGTATTTATCAGAATGTTGCAACAGCTGCAACAAATGCTACTGGTGCAAATTCAAATAATAAATTTCAATTTGTTGTAATTGAAAATTCATACAATGGTATTGTTTGTACAGGAACAGCAGCTTTTCCAGATTTATCAACTGAAGTAAGCAATTGTACAATCGGAGCAAATTCTGCAAATGATATTGGAAATGGTGGCTCAACTTTAAGTGCATTACGTTTAACTTCCAGTCAGGATGCAATGGTTTTTAACAATACTGTTAGAAACGCAACTGTAACAGGTGGTGTTACCCTTTATGGTATTTTTATGGAAAATGTAAGAGGTAATAGTCAGGTATTTAATAATAAGGTATATAATATAACAAGTACATCAACAGCAACCACTGCTTTATTATATGGAATTAGATTGGATGTACCTGCTACTTTTCAAGGAGCAGCATACAACAATATAATTTATGGTTTCTCACATGCAATTGCTACAGCAAGTGCAACTATGGTATGTCGTCCATTAGCTGTTAATATGACTGGCACTGGATCAGTTGCCCTTTCTTATAATACTGTTAATGTTGGCTTAAATGGAAACGCAACAGTAGCTGCTGCATACATTAATGGAGGTACTGTAGTTTTAGCAAATAATATTTTTGCAAACTTTTCTGTATCTGGTAATGCTACATCAAAAAGGTATTGTATTTATAAAGTTGCCGCTGCAACAATTACTTCAAATTATAACGATTTATTTATTGCTGCCGGAACAAATAATTTTGTAGGATATGCTACTGCTGATCAGGCAACATTAGCTAACTGGCAAACAGCAAGCACACAAGATGCAAATTCCTTAAATGTTGATCCGATTTTTGTTGGAGCAAATGATTTGCATCCATCAAATCCAGCTTTAAATAATTTAGGCACTCCAGTTCTAATTACTTTAGATATTGATGGAATTACCCGTAATGCTACAACACCAGATATGGGAGCATATGAATTTACTCCTGCTTCATGTTTGGTTCCTGGAGCATTAACTGCAACAACTATTACTACTAATTCTGCTGTTCTTGGATGGACTCCAAATGGACCAGAAACACTTTGGAATATTGAATGGGGTACAACTGGTTTTGTTCAAGGTACAGGAACAACTGTAAATGGATTAACTTCAACTTCGTATAATTTATCTGGATTAACCGGAAATACAGCATATTCTTTCTATGTTCAGGCTGATTGTGGTGGAAGTACAAGTACATGGGCTGGTCCTTTCTCTTTTTATACAGGATATTGTACTCCTTCAAGTGTAAGTAATTTATCATATGTTGATAATTTTACAACAACTGGTGGCTCATTAAATATTTCAAATTTAGCATCAGGTTTTGCAACTGGTGGTTATTTTAATGGCACAGCACAGGTTGTTCAAGGTTATGCGAATAGCACTTTCAATTTTAATGCAAGTATAATTGGTGGTACAGTTGGTTTTTCTATTTGGGTAGATTGGAATAAAGATTTAGTTTTTGATAATACAACTGAAAAAGTTTTTAATACTACAAGTTATGGTAATGGTCCATTTACTGGAATTATTACTATTCCTGTTGGTACGGCACTTGGAAATTATACGATGAGAATTGTTACTGATTATAACTCTTCTAATCCTTCTTTACCTTGCGCAAGTCTTTCTAGAGGTGAGTTCGAAGATTATACAATAACTGTTACAACTCCTCCGGCTTGTGTTGCTCCAACAGCTTTAACTGCTACAGGAGTTACAGCAAATTCTGCAACTCTTAGTTGGACTGCAGGTGGAACAGAGGTTCTTTGGAATATTGAATTAGGTGTTTTAGGATTTACTCCAACAGGTACACCAACAACATCCGGAGTTACAAATCCTTATTCCGTATCCAGTTTGTTGGCTAATACATCTTATAGCTATTATGTTCAAGCTGATTGTGGTGGAAGTACTAGTATTTGGGCCGGACCATTTACTTTCTTTACTGGTTACTGTACTCCAGCTCCTTCTTCAGTTGATGGTATTGGAATTACAAATGTAACTTGTGGTACAATTAACAATACTACTGTTGCAGAAACTGGTAATTATGGTGATTATTCAGCAATGGTTGCAAATATTGCACAATTAACAACTGTTACTGTAAATATTACTTACGCAACAGGTTATACATATGATACAAAAATATGGATTGATTGGAATGATGATTTAGATTTTCTTGATTTAGGTGAAGAGGTTTATACTGGTACATCTTTAGCTTCAAATCCAACAACTTTAGTTGCAACATTTGTAGTTCCTGGTACAGCAACACTTGGTAATCACAGAATGAGAATTGGTGGACTTGATGCTGGTCCTGCAACACCTTGTTATACTGGAAGCTGGGGTTGTTTTGAAGACTATACAGTAAACGTAACAGTACCTCCTGCATGTATTGCTCCAACAGCTTTAAATGCAACAAGTATCACAAATAGTGCTGCAACTTTAGGTTGGACTGCTGGCAGTACAGAATTACTTTGGAACATTGAATGGGGTACTTTAGGATTTACTCAAGGTACTGGAACCTTAGTTTCTGGTTTAACAGCAAATTCATATAGCTTAACTTCACTAACATCTAATACTTCTTATAGTTTTTATGTACAAGCTGATTGCGGTGGAAGTACAAGTACTTGGGTTGGCCCATTTACTTTTGTAACTCCTTGTGATAATGTAAATATTTTCCCATATATAGAAAGTTTTGATGGTGCAACTTATGCCCCAATGTGTTGGTCAAATCCAAGTACATCTCCATGGGATAGACAAACTACTGGTGTTTATCCAACTTGTACGCCTCATTCAGGTGCTGCAATGTCAAGCTATAATTGCTATAATTATAGTACCGGAACAACAGGTATTTTGGTTACACCAGGTTTAGATTTACCAAGTGATTTATACGAAGTAAGATTTTGGATGTATCGCGATAATGGTTACCCTACAAATGCAGATTTAGTAAATGTTTATTATAACACATTACCAAATACAACTGGTGCAACTTTACTAGGTACAATAAATCGTTCGAACACTTTATCTCCTGTTGAAGCAACTGCCAATCAATGGTACGAATATGCATTTAATATGCCTGCTGGTTCTACAGGTAACGGTCGTTATGTTATTTTTGAAGCAGTTAGTGCTTATGGAAATAATATTTTTGTTGATGACGTAAAAATAGGTTTACAACTCAGTTCTGCAAATAACATTTTAACTTTTGATATTCCTTCTCAAACAACAAGTACAGTTGGTGTAAATACAGTTAATATTTTAATGCCTTGCGCTACAAATATTACTGCTCTAACTCCAACAATTACTGTTTCTCCAGGAGCAACAATTTCTCCAGCTAGTGGTGTTGCACAGGATTTTACAAATCCGGTAACTTATACCGTTACTGCTGAAAATGGAACATCAACTTCTACATGGCAAGTATCAGTTATTTCAAATCCATTACCTACAATTGCTTTAACAAGTCCTAGTGCTGTTTCGATTTGTAATGGTGGAAATACTGACATAACATTAGCCTTAACAGGAACAGGTCCTTGGACATGGGTTGGTGATGATGGTTCTGGTCCTGCTACATTTAATGCAGCAGCAAGTCCATTCACTACAAATGTTGCACCTACTGTTTCAACTACATATAGTATTATAAGTGTTACAGATGCT